The sequence below is a genomic window from Setaria italica strain Yugu1 chromosome IV, Setaria_italica_v2.0, whole genome shotgun sequence.
GGATGAAACGCACCAATAAAAGCATAACATAAGCTATCTCCAGTCTTGAAATCACGAATTATTTCAGCTCTGCAAGCAAGAGTTGAGAATAAATTGAAAGATGAGAATAAACAAGTAGATGCACACAAAATCACAAATAGTGCTAAAAAAGGCACTCACGATGTCACAGTTCCAAAACGAGAAAAAATAGTGTATAAATCTTCATCCTGCAAAATAGTTAAGTTACTCAGCAAAAAAATTATGGACGCTTAAGGCCTCAAATAATCAGCAATGTAGCCACAGCAGTAGAATACTAGACATTTCTATGAACAAGAGCCAAAGAAATGTAGATAATTCCACCAAATCAGTGCTAACACATTTTAAAAAGTCCAATGAAGTGGATAACTTAAAGGGAAGAAATTAGGAATTACTTGAGTTACTGGATTGAGTTTGCAAACAAACAAAACATTATCAGGTGGTTTAATCTCAGCATCTGGAATATCTGCCAACTGCACAGACAAAAGGTATTAAGTATTAACCAGTTATAAACATGATATTAGTACTGAACTAATAATGTATAAGCTGCTGGCTTTGATTTGGAACCAGGACTTACACTCTCAAGGATTACTGCATTTGTGTGCGCCTCTTTAGAgcggatcatctcctcaagttcTTCAGGAGCCACTGTTTCGTCCAAAGGGACCCAACTATCCTCTAAGCGCTCCTCTGCAATCTGTGCACTCGCCATGAAAAAGAACAATCAGGAGATATGCATGTTGCAGGACTAATAGTGGATTCAAGACCTCCTTTATAGCGTTTGGTATACGTAGAACAAGGGAGGTTTCAATGTTAAATGGAATGAATGCACTCGATAAATACCATGCCCAAATTTCAAACCGAAATTCTAGACAGGTACACAgacaaataaaaagaaataggTTGAAAAAAACACTCTGCAGTCTGCCACAACAGCAATTTGAAATCAAAATTCTTGATAGCCAGCATAAAGAAGCCAAGAAGAAAGTAAATGATGAAATGAACCGTGGCCTCTGATTAAGTTGAAGCATTTTGACTCATCAGCTCATAATACTGAAGTGAACACGATTAGAATAGTCAAACTACCTCATCACGTGGCTTTCCTGTGGGAGAATTTTCTGGAATAAGTTCAGCGAGCTGAGGAGGATCATCAAAAGGATCATCTAAGACATATGTATGTTTAATTCTGCAAATAATTATGTTGTGAGAGGTCAACAACcaggaatgaaaaaaaaagtcaagGCAGGAAACTAATGCTGGAGAAAGTGAATTCTGGTATTTATGTTGTAACTACGGCATTAATCAATAATACTCCACCTTATGTCCTTGAATGGTCTTCCTTTATCATCAACATAAGCTTCATTTATTTTTGCCAGTGTATCAAAACCTTCAGCAACCATCCCAAACACCTATGGTCGACATAACAAACACATGAATTGTTGCAAACAAAAGAATTCTGGGTTCATAAGAAAAACATATCGGTTAACGGAATCAAGTACTACACACAGTGTGTTTATCATCAAGGTAGTCCACCTCATCCCTCAAGGTAATGTAGAACTAAAAACATTAAAAAACACATAAATGGAAGGTCAAAACAAGCAATGAGATTCTGAAAAATGAAACATCAAATATTATCAATTAAGACAGCTGGGCAGGCATTTCACCTGTGAGGCATTGCAGTTTTCACCAGCACTTGCCATGGCAACAGTTCCAGTTTTTGAATGCCTCAACTCTGGACGGATCTCATCATCAAAAAATCGAGCTTGATCACCATAGAGATATCTGACAGAACAAGATATAGTTTTGAGGCATACATTCGACATTATGTAATAGTAAGATACTTTAACAACAACTGTATACAGATATGAAAAGGCACAAAGAAGTAAGAAAGGCTCTATCAAAATTATACATGCATTGTAACAATTGAAGATACTAGTTCTATCTATGATGAAGGATACCACAGTATATCATTAAGAGATGAAACTTTGGTGGCATGAACTAAGAGACATTTCAAAATTTCAGTCAGAAGAATTGCTTACTTGTACACAGAATCACCGCCTGTGCCAGTTCCAGTTGGATCGCCAGTTTGTGCCAGGAAATCCTTCTCCACCTTATGGAACAGACACCCATTGTAGTACTTCATTCTGGTCAGTCaaagaagaaaaccaaagaaTAAGTACCCTAATGATCTGAAATGATAATCTCACATTCATGGACTTAGTATTGAAGATTCGAATCAGAAGAAAACAGAAAGGAACCACAGTATATGCTAAATTCAGGCCCCAGAATGTCATAGAAATTGATGACAAGGACACTAGGCAAATTATCGCGGTGGCTTTATCAGCTCTATAAAGGTGCAAGTAGCCTAACTGACCTAACTGCAATTTGTCCTTATATAAGATGTGATCATGTAGTAATTATGTAAGCCTGCAGCACAACAATTTCAAAATTTACAATAGCATCCCTCCAAAACAAATTAACAGGACTAGCAAGCAGTAGGCAGCTAGGAGGTGTTTGGGATTACGAATCCTACCAAACTACAGGTAAATTAGTCTGAATCACACTAGCAATTACTTTCAGTAACTTACAGCCAACACACACCAATTGCAACCCTAAAAATACAATCAAACCAATGGTCCTACAACGCCTAATTCGCCAACTCAACAGCTTGATCCAAGACAAAATATCAGCCAAAAACCGTGCTGCCCCCAAAACTACGTATTGACCCAGAGATTGAACAAGCCCTAGACGCGAGGGAACGCTTACTTGCAGAGCTTGAGGAAGTTCTTGGTGGTGAGGGGGCACTTGTCGGTGTGGAGATCCACCTCGATGTCGCCCACGCTGGTGACGATGAGCACCGACATCTCCGAAACTTATCCGCCTCCCTCCGCCCTCCGGCTGTCGAACGGCGGCGAGACAGGATTTGGAGGGAGACAAGGCGGAGAGCGGGATAGCGCGGCGCCGGATGCTCCTGGGGTCTCTTCAGAGTAAGCGGCAGACGAGGGAGGAGGCGCGTCGTTGTCCGGTCTGGAGGAGGCAACCCCAGGCGGACGGGGTGGGAGCTGAccggaggggaggcggcgggcgagtgAGCGGGTGCGCCGTCgccgaagaagaagagaagggagacGCTCGCTCGACTCGTGAAAGAGTCCAACTGCGGCCCAGAGAGCTCTCTAGTCGAGCACGACGACGAACCGGTTGTTGGGTTGGGTCGGGCCGGGAGCGCTTCCCGCTTGGACTGATTTGCGGGCCCAAAGTGATTTTTAGTAGACCCAATTCGTGGCCCGCTCGCCACCAATTGCACATGAGGAGCATCTGAATGATACTTTTTGGTCATCGAATTCTGACAGAAGACCATCGACAGGAAGAGTTTAGCACGTTACATTTGAGTTTTGACCACTCAGCAAGCACAATTAACTGAGGAGGTGCTGTTCATTCAATCTCTAATTAATCACTATACATAAGGTACCCTTGTTTCCAATTCATAGGACAACTACTAATATTTCTTAATGAATCACAAACACAATATTGATACTGTTTTTTTCCCCGCGGATGGCAAGAGATTTGCCAAAACAAACACAACTTACaacttgtactccctccatttttcttAGAATAACGCATTAACCAAGGATTACTCTATTAATATCTCATTCATGCGGTACAAAGATACATTCATAAAAAAATGTATTTTGGATCTTTTGTGAGGGGTAGGGTGTAACTCTTAGTGGGAAATGTTTTCAATTGTTTTGgatctttttctaaaaaaatattttggatATTTTTAGCATATAAGAAGATGTCTGAGTGATGAACGTGCAATGGTAAAGACTAAAGAGAAATATAATAGTCAAGATGTACATAATTCATTCCATTGGAGACGCAAGTTGGTCTTTTCCCTAGCAATTTAACAACAAAATAACAGCTCCTTAACGCATGTGGCACTGAGAGAATAAATTTTTGAACCAATGGCACTGAATGAAGTTCATGGAAATCTATGGCACACAAGGAAGCCATGTTAATTTTTATGGCTTTGAGGGAGTTAACACTAAATTCTTCCAACGATGTGTATGTATAGCAATCATCTAATAGTCCAACTAAGGATATCCTCTCAGATGTAATCACGCCTACATCAATAAGTTCACCTTTAAAAATTCTTGTTTTTTTGTATTTCTTTATATATAACAAAACATATCTCTATGAATTATCTATTCTAACTAGATATCCTTATAAAATATAAATGGAATAAGTCTGCTTGACTCCCTTGAGTATTGAAGTCTGTCTACTTAACACGCCCACATATAAAACAAGGTATTATGCACCGTATTCAATACCATTCAACTAAGGTCATTTTTGGTTCCTTTAGGTACTaaattaaactttagtccatgacTAAATTTAGCATGGGCCGGGAGCGACGGCGGGCGGGTGGCCGGGGGCAGTGGGTGCCGGGGagggcgggggccggcggggcgggTGGGGTAGGGTGGGGGAGGGAAGCACGGGGCATTAATGAGGGGTACACTCTATCCAAAGTCTCTTTTAGTTCCTATAAGCAACCCCTTAAGGACTAAAAGGCTaaactttagggactaaaatttCGTAACTTTTAGTCACTCTGTTTGGTaatttagggactaaaaggtgttgggatacgaggtaggctacgctagcgcaaatcaaaatttctaccgcgtataaccaggaagaactgctgtataaggatcacgggattaccactcgacgcactactggtgcggaagatgtagatatgcgtcggtgcagtgaagacgatcacgtagtcgtacgtagtcgatcacgtccagcggctcctcagcagctcgtccacgtgcacagcaagatcgcctccggtgccgcggctcgtcgtcggctcgtcgtggctcgtcggcggctcgtcgatggctcgtccaagtgctgcaggcgcaacacctccaaggtatccacacgtgcagggaggaagcgtcgcaagccggattgctagatccgcgagttgcaacaggcgagggcgtgggaggcgcggcaagtgtgtttagccaaaaggtgtgtaaccctagggcgccccccaccccttctatttataggggttcctgatgggcctctggatccgaggcccattagtactcctaaacctaatccaactcggatcagatccgaattgggcttccagcccattaagtgtgtgaccctatgggttcggatacgtatagacatggcccgagtactcttactcggcccaatagtcggtagcggtctctagcaagacgtgccaactcctatacgcatacgaagatcatatcagacgaaccatcacaacataatatacatgctattccctttgcctcacgatatttggtctagcttcaagccgaccgctctttctcgatcctgtgattcggaatccctttgtaggttaactcttaaccgtacgtagcatggccatgcattttcggatccaatcactcgaggggcccagagatatcactctcaatcagagaggggcaaatcccatcttgattgaccatgtctcatagcatgcttcttgacaaacccgaaagctacctttataactaccctgttacggtgcagcgtttgatagcccctaagtaggtcaatccacatctagaatacatgcgacaatctcaggtctaaggacaaagcgtatatgttgtttaaagagagaactacttctcgtgttgggtcagtcctaacacatgtctccacatgtgtccacattattagttcaacatctccatgtccatgacttgtgaaacatagtcatcaactaatacatgtgctagtctaatattcatgtgtgtcctcacatgaacaccgactagggacaactttagaataaccatacaagtaaagagtttcacatacaattcacataattgcaaatcaattcaagtagcctttaatggatattcaatgaacacaatatacaaatcatggatacaaatggaatatcatcatctctatgattgcctctagggcatacctccaacagtctcccacttgcactagaatcaatctagaaggtacctaatacccatagctcttacatgcgcatcatgcttagcctgcgggagtggttttgtcaacggatcagaaatgttcagatccgtgtgtattttgcatatcttgatctcaccccggttaatgaagtctcgaatgagatgaaatcgccgcattacgtgtttgttcttctggtggttccttggctcctttgcttgcgcaattgccccattgttatcacagtagagattcaatgggctggacgcattcgggaacacaccaagctcaatgaggaaattcctaatccaaacaccttccttcgcggcttccgaagccgcgatgtactcggcttccgtcgtagaatcggccaccgtctcctgcttggaactcttccaactaacagcaccaccattcagtgtgaacacaaatcctgattgtgactttgaatcatctctgtcggtttggaaactagcatcggtgtaacctgttacaacgagctcctcctgacctccatagacgaggaacatatctttagtccttctcaagtacttaagaatgtttttcaccgctgtccagtgactctcacctggatcagattggtgtctgcttgtcatacttagcgcatatgaaacatctgggcgagtacttatcattgcatacatgatagatccaatagccgaggcatatggtactctactcatgcgatcccgctcatcagcagtcgaaggacactgagtcttgctgagatgtatgccatgtgacataggcaagaaccctttctttgcctcttccatgctgaaccgcttcaacactttgtcaatgtaagtatcttggcttaaacctataagccttctcgatctatctctatagatcttaatacccagaatatatgccgcttcccctaagtccttcatcgaaaaactatttttcagtgaagtctttacggactcaagcataggaatgttatttccaatcagcaatatgtcatccacatataagattagaaatactacagagctcccactaaccttcttgtaacacaagactcttcttcgttcttggtgaagtcaaaccctttgaccacttcatcaaaacgaatgttccaactcctagatgcttgcttcaatccataaatggatctctgaagcttgcatacctttccagcattctttggatcgacaaaaccctcgggctgtatcatatacacgtcctcagctaggtttccattcaggaaagctgtcttgacatccatctgccatatctcataatcgaaatatgcagctatagctagaataatccgaatggacttaagcatcactacgggcgagaaggtctcgtcgtagtcaactccttgaacttgtcgaaaaccttttgcgacaagtcgtgctttatagatgtgaacatttccatccatgtcctttttcttcttatagatccacttgcactctatggctttaacaccatcaggcgggtcaaccaagttccaaacttgattgtctcccatggactctatttcggattgcatggcactctgccatttttcggagtctgggtccatcattgcttctgcatatgtcgcaggctcatcattgtccaacaataatatttcccgcatttcacggagccttgccgaccttcgtggttgtggcggtgcttctcttgccatgggtatctcaacttgttctgctacgttagcatcactcattgattcttgcccgattggctcatcttgaacttcttcaagatgcactatctttccactcttttctcctttgagaaactctttctctagaaaaaccccgttccgagcgacaaacactttgccttctgatcggttgtagaaataatatcccaaagtttcctttggatatcccacgaaaatgcacttatccgacttgggtgtgatcttgtccgactgaagtcgcttgacaaacacttcacatccccaaatctttagaaaagacagactaggaacctttccagtccatatctcatatggtgtcttaactacggatttagatggtaccctatttagtgtgaaagctgctgtttctagagcgtatccccaaaatgacaacggtaggtccgactggctcatcattgatcgaaccatgtctaacaaagttcgattacgtcgctcggacacaccgtttctctgaggtgttccaggcggcgtaagttgtggaacaattccgcaactctttagatgattgctaaactcgtggcttaaatactcgcctccacgatcagatcgtaaggccttaattttcttgccacgctgattttcaacttcattctgaaattctttgaacttttcaaaggtttcggacttgtgcctcattaagtagacatagccatatctactaaaatcatcagtaaaagttatgaagtattggaatcctcctctagccgtcgtgctcattggtccgcatacatcactatgtacgagttcc
It includes:
- the LOC101768937 gene encoding peptidyl-prolyl cis-trans isomerase CYP59 isoform X1 → MSVLIVTSVGDIEVDLHTDKCPLTTKNFLKLCKMKYYNGCLFHKVEKDFLAQTGDPTGTGTGGDSVYKYLYGDQARFFDDEIRPELRHSKTGTVAMASAGENCNASQFYITLRDEVDYLDDKHTVFGMVAEGFDTLAKINEAYVDDKGRPFKDIRIKHTYVLDDPFDDPPQLAELIPENSPTGKPRDEIAEERLEDSWVPLDETVAPEELEEMIRSKEAHTNAVILESLADIPDAEIKPPDNVLFVCKLNPVTQDEDLYTIFSRFGTVTSAEIIRDFKTGDSLCYAFIEFETKEACERAYFKMDNCLIDDRRIHVDFSQSVSKLWGQFRQSKRNAKKDGCFKCGAPDHIAKDCDQDGDQKNKGQNYVLKDENAQRGGNHRRSYDLVFDEDDADYSDKKDHENGHRRKIQRNDDRRSELPPRGDRDRNNRERTYSDEKGIRRGKDDDRNRGGRKNDDYRSGDRSSSRYDDRDYSKRHSRNRSGDDEDDYRLRDRSDGERDHRKRSPESRRREDGGHRERNQHSDDRSYKEKRHRDGR
- the LOC101768937 gene encoding peptidyl-prolyl cis-trans isomerase CYP59 isoform X2; this encodes MSVLIVTSVGDIEVDLHTDKCPLTTKNFLKLCKMKYYNGCLFHKVEKDFLAQTGDPTGTGTGGDSVYKYLYGDQARFFDDEIRPELRHSKTGTVAMASAGENCNASQVFGMVAEGFDTLAKINEAYVDDKGRPFKDIRIKHTYVLDDPFDDPPQLAELIPENSPTGKPRDEIAEERLEDSWVPLDETVAPEELEEMIRSKEAHTNAVILESLADIPDAEIKPPDNVLFVCKLNPVTQDEDLYTIFSRFGTVTSAEIIRDFKTGDSLCYAFIEFETKEACERAYFKMDNCLIDDRRIHVDFSQSVSKLWGQFRQSKRNAKKDGCFKCGAPDHIAKDCDQDGDQKNKGQNYVLKDENAQRGGNHRRSYDLVFDEDDADYSDKKDHENGHRRKIQRNDDRRSELPPRGDRDRNNRERTYSDEKGIRRGKDDDRNRGGRKNDDYRSGDRSSSRYDDRDYSKRHSRNRSGDDEDDYRLRDRSDGERDHRKRSPESRRREDGGHRERNQHSDDRSYKEKRHRDGR